In Ictalurus furcatus strain D&B chromosome 23, Billie_1.0, whole genome shotgun sequence, a single window of DNA contains:
- the ccdc127a gene encoding coiled-coil domain-containing protein 127a, which produces MNNLNDPPGWNIRPVPHEGPDGGKWNYALLVPMLGLAAFRWIWTRESQRQIQEAKSQFEGDVATIAKDLELKYKDTLTENRRTAAVLELELEKARQRVEGYKKALASQSQHLLEERKHLQKEREELEEEKKHALQSGAAGMVLHAALQQEEEWQQRAQVLLQDLEHRLVERQNAFCSLLLPRERRMEMEKDLLLRVAKDPAGAELGLEDDIRDIFKNDRHCADMMNMDKRKNGKLMWLYLKYWRLQVTLQKHKRAEDRLKGSLPDVK; this is translated from the exons ATGAACAACCTGAATGATCCTCCTGGATGGAATATAAGGCCAGTGCCACATGAGGGTCCTGATGGAGGGAAATGGAACTACGCTCTGTTAGTGCCGATGCTTGGCCTTGCGGCCTTTC GTTGGATCTGGACACGTGAGTCGCAGAGGCAGATCCAAGAAGCAAAAAGCCAGTTTGAGGGGGACGTGGCTACCATTGCCAAAGACCTGGAGCTCAAGTATAAAGATACGCTGACGGAGAACCGGCGAACCGCTGCCGTCCTAGAGCTGGAGCTAGAGAAAGCGCGTCAGCGGGTGGAGGGCTACAAGAAGGCCCTGGCCTCGCAGAGCCAGCATCTCCTGGAGGAGCGCAAGCACCTACAGAAGGAACGTGAGGAGctagaggaagagaagaagcaTGCCCTGCAGTCTGGAGCAGCTGGAATGGTACTTCATGCGGCTCTGCAACAGGAGGAGGAATGGCAGCAGAGAGCCCAGGTTTTGCTTCAGGACCTGGAGCACCGGCTGGTGGAGAGGCAGAACGCCTTCTGTAGCCTCCTGCTGCCCAGGGAACGCAGgatggagatggagaaagaTCTGCTGCTCAGAGTGGCCAAGGACCCGGCGGGGGCGGAATTGGGCCTGGAGGATGACATCagggacatttttaaaaatgataggCACTGCGCAGACATGATGAATATGGACAAGAGGAAAAATGGGAAGCTGATGTGGCTGTATCTTAAATACTGGAGGCTGCAGGTTACACTGCAGAAACACAAGAGAGCAGAGGACAGGTTGAAAGGGTCGCTGCCTGATGTCAAGTGA
- the zmp:0000000930 gene encoding uncharacterized protein zmp:0000000930 translates to MMSKYKNSSTRLFKDDKTVKLPSIASYRSQLVLLSDVIRDEMHCLSRTPRSYLVNSYSDVKEVDESKRESYEATWLDLVMETRAEYKDTLTEKDSARKESYERKRVRHFVVRRFLDQTFCTGEDGTKLHKYHLPYKTALPLQIFVPRNLSTTPETHREPSPSCLSSDRDSEKTWSRKRVLWSGVEDIIQPERTEFRVRTLVSPARDLGRDFQRT, encoded by the exons ATGATGTCCAAGTACAAAAATAGCAGCACCAGGTTATTTAAGGACGACAAGACAGTGAAGTTACCATCGATTGCTAGTTATCGGTCACAATTAGTGCTGTTATCTGATGTAATTCGGGACGAGATGCACTGCCTGAGCCGAACCCCCAGGTCTTACCTGGTCAACTCTTACAGCGATGTGAAAGAAGTTGACGAGAGCAAAAGGGAATCATATGAAGCCACCTGGTTAGACCTGGTGATGGAGACAAGAGCAGAGTACAA AGATACACTTACTGAGAAAGACTCAGCACGAAAGGAGTCTTACGAACGAAAGCGTGTGCGTCATTTTGTCGTGCGCCGGTTCCTCGATCAGACCTTTTGCACTGGTGAAGATGGAACAAAGTTGCATAAGTATCATCTCCCATATAAAACCGCGCTTCCGCTGCAGATCTTCGTGCCCAGGAATCTCAGCACTACaccagagacacacagagagccGTCGCCTTCCTGTTTGAGCTCAGACAGAGACTCTGAGAAGACCTGGAGTCGAAAGAGAGTGCTGTGGTCCGGTGTGGAAGACATAATACAACCGGAGAGGACAGAGTTCAGAGTGCGCACACTTGTATCACCAGCGAGGGACTTGGGACGTGACTTCCAGCGGACATAA
- the psma2a gene encoding proteasome subunit alpha type-2, with protein sequence MAERGYSFSLTTFSPSGKLVQIEYALAAVAAGAPSVGIKAANGVVLATEKKQKSILYDELSVHKVEPITKHIGMVYSGMGPDYRVLLRRARKLAQQYFLVYQEPIPTGQLVQRVASVMQEYTQSGGVRPFGVSLLIAGWDEDRPYLFQSDPSGAYFAWKATAMGKNYVNGKTFLEKRYNEDLELEDAIHTAILTLKESFEGQMTEDNIEVGICNESGFRRLTPAEVKDYLAAIV encoded by the exons ATGGCAGAAAGGGGTTACAGTTTCTCTCTGACTACATTCAG CCCTTCGGGGAAGCTGGTTCAGATTGAATATGCACTGGCAGCTGTTGCGGCAGGAGCTCCATCAGTTGGAATTAAGG CCGCAAACGGTGTGGTGTTGGCGACAGAAAAGAAGCAGAAGTCGATACTGTATGATGAACTGAGTGTGCACAAAGTAGAGCCCATAACCAAACACATTGGCATGGTGTACAGTGGGATGGGCCCAGACTACAG agttttgttGAGGAGAGCCCGAAAGCTTGCTCAGCAGTACTTCCTGGTCTACCAAGAGCCGATTCCCACAGGCCAGCTTGTTCAGAGGGTTGCTTCGGTCATGCAGGAGTACACACAGTCAGG TGGTGTTCGTCCATTTGGTGTATCTCTCCTAATTGCTGGCTGGGATGAAGATCGCCCGTACCTCTTCCAGTCTGATCCCTCG GGTGCGTACTTTGCATGGAAAGCCACAGCAATGGGGAAGAACTATGTGAATGGAAAAACCTTCCTTGAAAAAAG GTACAATGAAGATCTGGAACTGGAAGATGCCATTCACACAGCTATTTTGACACTCAAG GAAAGCTTTGAAGGCCAGATGACTGAGGACAACATCGAGGTGGGAATCTGCAACGAGAGTGGCTTCAGGCGACTGACTCCTGCAGAAGTGAAAGACTACCTAGCTGCTATTGTGTAA
- the mrpl32 gene encoding 39S ribosomal protein L32, mitochondrial, whose translation MSLTGFLRFLRHSLQQLESSLIQTAGLDRNLGPALAVHGPSLLPQPQHIRDDESSEPSFLDSIFWMAAPKKRRTIEVNRCRRRNPNKLIKVKTNIEPCPECGNLKQKHVLCGFCYEKVRKETAMIRKQIEIKEGRPHNAPTVETVVLYENEAPRDVDKEKRIVERSRNRPFWFKL comes from the exons ATGTCGCTGACGGGATTTTTACGGTTTCTGAGACATTCTCTACAACAGTTGGAGTCCAGTTTAATACAGACTGCAGGGTTGGACAGGAATTTAG GGCCAGCTTTGGCAGTGCATGGACCCAGCCTTCTTCCTCAACCTCAGCACATTAGAGATGATGAAAGCTCTGAGCCAAGTTTCCTCGACAGCATTTTCTGGATGGCAGCTCCCAAAAAGAGACGCACCATTGAGGTGAATCGCTGCAGAAGACGGAACCCAAATAAACTCATTAAAGTCAAG ACAAACATTGAGCCGTGTCCAGAGTGTGGGAACCTAAAACAGAAGCATGTTCTCTGTGGGTTCTGCTACGAGAAGGTTCGAAAGGAGACAGCCATGATTCGGAAGCAGATTGAAATCAAGGAAGGCCGTCCTCACAACGCACCCACTGTGGAGACTGTGGTTCTGTACGAGAACGAAGCTCCTCGTGATGTAGACAAGGAGAAGAGAATAGTGGAGCGAAGCAGAAACCGCCCCTTCTGGTTTAAACTGTAA